One genomic segment of Bacteroides caccae includes these proteins:
- a CDS encoding CatB-related O-acetyltransferase: protein MNTKVYPRTNDFQTIYLNTVIKNPAIIVGDYTIYNDFVNDPLDFEKNNVLYHYPINKDRLIIGKFCSVACGTKFLFNSANHTLRSLSNYTFPLFFGEWGLDKEDIASAWDNKGDIVIGNDVWIGYEAVIMSGVHVGDGAVIASRAVVTKDVPPYTIVGGTPAREIRKRFDTDTITQLQELQWWNWNMEKISRCLPCIMDGKMDELLEFRP, encoded by the coding sequence ATGAATACGAAAGTATATCCTCGCACCAATGATTTTCAGACTATCTATCTGAATACAGTCATAAAGAATCCTGCCATTATTGTAGGCGATTACACTATATATAATGATTTTGTAAATGACCCGCTTGATTTTGAGAAGAACAACGTTCTATATCATTATCCTATTAACAAAGACCGGTTGATAATTGGTAAGTTCTGTTCTGTTGCTTGCGGAACCAAGTTCCTTTTTAACAGTGCGAACCATACCTTGCGTTCTTTATCCAATTATACATTCCCTCTTTTCTTTGGAGAATGGGGCTTAGATAAAGAAGATATCGCTTCGGCTTGGGACAACAAAGGTGATATAGTGATAGGTAATGATGTGTGGATCGGGTATGAAGCAGTTATCATGTCCGGAGTGCATGTTGGGGATGGAGCGGTCATAGCATCACGGGCAGTAGTTACGAAAGATGTGCCTCCTTATACGATAGTAGGAGGAACGCCTGCCAGGGAGATACGGAAACGTTTCGATACCGATACAATCACTCAATTGCAGGAATTGCAATGGTGGAATTGGAACATGGAAAAGATATCGAGATGCCTGCCTTGTATAATGGACGGGAAGATGGATGAATTGTTGGAATTTCGACCATGA
- a CDS encoding glutathione peroxidase, whose product MKSFILMVIAMVCVVSLEAQNKSFYDFTVRTIDGKEFPLSSLKGKKVLVVNVASKCGLTPQYAKLQELYEKYKDKNFVIIGFPANNFMGQEPGSNEEIAKFCSLNYDVTFPMMSKISVKGKDMAPLYQWLTEKKLNGKEDAPVQWNFQKFMIDENGNWIGFVAPKESPFSEKILTWIEKK is encoded by the coding sequence ATGAAATCTTTTATTTTAATGGTGATAGCCATGGTGTGTGTGGTTTCTTTGGAAGCACAGAATAAGTCTTTTTATGACTTCACTGTGAGAACAATTGACGGTAAGGAATTTCCTCTTTCATCTTTGAAAGGGAAGAAAGTGCTGGTAGTGAATGTAGCTTCCAAATGCGGACTGACTCCACAATATGCCAAGTTGCAGGAATTGTATGAGAAGTATAAGGATAAGAACTTTGTTATTATCGGCTTCCCTGCTAATAATTTTATGGGGCAGGAACCGGGAAGTAATGAGGAAATTGCCAAGTTCTGTTCATTGAACTATGATGTCACTTTTCCGATGATGTCCAAGATTTCTGTTAAGGGCAAAGATATGGCACCGCTTTATCAATGGCTGACAGAAAAGAAACTGAATGGGAAAGAGGATGCCCCGGTCCAGTGGAACTTTCAAAAGTTTATGATTGACGAGAACGGAAACTGGATTGGGTTCGTTGCCCCCAAAGAGAGTCCGTTCTCCGAGAAAATCCTTACTTGGATAGAGAAGAAATAA
- a CDS encoding NUDIX hydrolase — MPSDNNQEMFPVVDEQGNITGAATRGECHSGSRLLHPVVHLHIFNTKGELYLQKRPEWKDIQPGKWDTAVGGHIDLGESVEIALKREVREELGITDFTPELLTHYVFESEREKELVFVHKTVYDGEIHPSDELDGGRFWTVKEIKENLGKGIFTPNFEEELKKVSLISSLSK, encoded by the coding sequence ATGCCAAGTGATAATAACCAAGAAATGTTTCCCGTTGTCGATGAACAGGGAAATATCACCGGAGCCGCCACTCGTGGAGAATGTCATAGCGGCAGCAGATTGCTTCATCCGGTTGTCCACCTGCACATCTTCAATACCAAAGGAGAGTTGTATCTACAAAAACGTCCCGAATGGAAAGACATCCAGCCCGGGAAATGGGATACAGCCGTAGGCGGACATATTGATTTAGGAGAAAGTGTAGAAATAGCTCTGAAGCGGGAAGTCCGTGAGGAGTTAGGCATCACGGACTTTACTCCTGAGCTTCTGACTCATTATGTGTTTGAGTCCGAACGTGAAAAAGAGCTCGTATTTGTTCATAAAACAGTTTACGACGGTGAAATCCACCCCAGCGACGAACTGGACGGAGGACGGTTTTGGACGGTCAAAGAAATAAAAGAGAACTTAGGCAAAGGCATTTTCACTCCCAACTTTGAAGAGGAGTTGAAGAAAGTATCCCTTATTTCTTCTCTATCCAAGTAA